ACATTGAACTCTACTATATATCTTTTCTTCCTTATAACAGTCTAGCTCCAACTCTTCCAACCTCCAAATTATCCAAAAGCCTGGCCAAACTCGAGCCTGCACGACAAAAGTGATAGCAAAATCAGGCATTGCATACACACCTTGGAGGATATCATCTCGGCGGTAGCAATCTTGGCCAGCTTCGACATGAAGGTCTGGTCCACATCCCTCTCGCTCAGCGCTTGCACCCCCACCGACATAACTTGGAAAGCTCCGGCCATGTTCGTGAACCGCTGCAACATTTCGCACACCACGCCCGAATTCACCTCCCCATTCCCAATCACCACTCGGTGGgagccaaaaaagaaacaaaaagcaaaaaagcagATTCGGCAAAGCAGCAACGGTAATTACCCGCCGGCCTCCGCGAGAGACGGTATAGCAACACTCGAGCACCAGAAGCGGGTTCCTGCATTTCCCCCGGACTCAGCAAGTCTCTAATCGGCATCGCCGCGACCACACACAAAATCACGCATGCACTCGTctagagctagagagagagagagagagagagagagagagagagagagagaagcatatatatatacagagTGGCGATGTCCTTGAGAGAGGCCATGGAGGCCTCGCGCACGAGCGGGGAATCATCGGCCAGCGACGAGACCAGGACCTGCACGGCCTCTGCAAATCCCGAAgacacagagacagagacagagagaagaaaattcAGGAGCCTGCGAAACGAGGCGCGAGAGGAGACGGGGATTCGGAGGGAGTCGCGAGCGTTACCGGACGCCGGGATCGAGACGCCGGAGCTGGAAGCCGCCATCGGCGAGAGACGGAGACGGAGCGAAGAAGATCGGACGGAAGAAGAAGGCGGGGGAGGAGGATTATGGAGAAGGTGAGTTTGCGCCCGGCTCAGGTGCGCTTCGACACAGGTTGGAATCCCTGCTGGAAACTCGCCTTCCCTCcgcaatttttctttcttgcccTTTTTAACTTCCGCGTCGACCAGATTCGAAAATACACGTCAGCGCGAGCCGCGAGCGCGACGAGCGAGAGACGACGCCGAGACGAGGGTCGGTCACTCGACGTGCTTTCCTCAGGGGTCGGGGATGGGGAGTGGGGGGCGATGTTGATTGATATGATCGCGAACGTGATTTcgtgtttgtttttttattatttgtctctttgttttttttttttttttttttttttttttgggggcgtCGTTGCGTGCGTGATCGAGTCGGTCCAACGCACTTCCCTCCCGAGCCCCGTGGGGCAGGTGGTGATTTCACTGATTTGATTTGGAAGGTGACAAGACCGTTAGGAGAGGAGGACGAGGGGAGCGGGAGGGTGGGCTCGGATCCGGAGAGAAATGGGCCCGCTGCGTAATGGGCCGTCGGGCCGCGATTAGGCCGCCTAATAATCGTTTCTGTATGTTTCAAACCTTTTACCAATGGAtgatggaaatagaaaaaagtaataattcggattcgaaaaaagaaaaacgccTAACGTGCCCGGACATGGCACATGGCGACACGGCCTGATGGCCAGGTCCACGTCTGCCTTTTTAGGACATTgaacttatttttcctttcaagtgAGTACTATTATGATTACTGATTCCAATGATTGGAATAATCATATTCAAGAATGCATTGATTTCACTCAAATTTTCAAGATAATTTGGTGATTTGGagaaagttattttcttcttatcaaaaaaaaaaagttttcactCAATATAAACTTGTTTTCTATCCATGAAACATTTTTCGTAAGTTAATTAATTTTCCGCCGCCCAAACACCgcaaaattagaaaaacaacTTCGGAAATTGTTATCTACGGACCCTAAGATTACATTTTACATTGTGCTCGTCAAGAGTGCCATAGCTTTGTCAGGAAGCACTGAAGTCTGATCTCCGTTGATCATCCCAAATTTAACCTAAAATATGCACTTTCCATCGTGTTCTTCCTcgatgaattttaaattttaccgtAGACATCCGGCTCGCCAGATAGCCGACAGattcaaaaagaatgaaatatgACAACCAGAAGCCTCGGGCAGTTGAGGGCCACAACTTCCGGCTGTAGAGAACAGAAAGCCAGCTCAAGCACAAACGTGTGCAGAAGAAAGGAGAATCATGTTATGgccaaaataaagaaaaagaccaTGTAGCTCATATCCTCTCGAAAAAAATATCTCCTAATCAACGGGGCAGTGGTTAGATAATGCAGCAAAATCCCTCTCATACACTTAGCTGAGTGATCTGTTACTATACACGAACAAGGTGAGATTCTACCGAACCAggaaattaaatatcaaaaactCCCATAATTCCAGAAGCAATGCTAATTATTGACTGAATAAGGAGAGCCTACGGGAGCCATGAGCCCTAGGTACCGCATTATCCTATATCGGCGGACCTTTTTTGGAGATCTCGGCGGTAAGTATAGGTCATCctataacaagaaaaagagatgttTCAGGTTAATAATTGGCAACCAGACATTATTTATATCAGTTCATTAGCAAAAGGACAATGACTACTCACACTGAAGAAAGATCTaggctttctttttctcttgccTCTCCCTTTTTCTGAGGAGTCATCTTCCACGCTTCTCAGATTTGATATGATGCATCCACCTGGTCGGACAAGGAGACAAGAAAAAGAGGGCTTCAGGATTGCATGTATGCTGTCGCTTTCATGTCCACTTAACCAATGAATAGACTATGGCTAAAGTAATACTAGAAATCTGCACAACTAGTAAACTGTATTGTATTCAAAATCGGCTCCAAGCATTTAGCATTCCAAGCCCAGTTTAGAAGGGTAAGCCTATCCAAGTCTCACTAATCTAAAGTGTTCATATCATCAATGCGGAAGGGGGAACCTTGAAAAATATCGTGGCTCTCTTTCCTCGAAgcttttaaaactttttgggcatccaatatgatataaaaatacAGGTCAAAATTCTTAAGTTTCTAGTGATTTTTCTAATTGCTATTCTTTTCTTAATACTTTTGTTCTTGCCTCCTATCGCATATTTGCTCTACACGTAAAGCCTAGCTTATAAGCGAGGTAGAGTATTCAGAAAAGTGCTTCCTATATGTTGTGGACTCCTCCTTGAGAGTTTAAACTTTTGAGACAAAAGGACTTCTCGCAAGTCAAAGCCTAATGAATTTATCCTTGTCCTAACAGGTGTTTAAATGGTCACCGCTTCCTGTTTAGAAGCATAAACTCTTCTTACAAGCATATCCCCTAAAAACACCAAAGGCTGGGGGGAATGAAGTGACCACTGATGTGGCAGACATCGAGTGCAGTTGGATCATGAGAAATCAAAAGATCCACATATGAATAACTGCTCTTTTACCCTGAAACAGCTAGATGTGAAGAGATAATCTGTTCAACTAAACAGAAACATGCTAAATTGCTCATCTAGTCTTTCTATAAGAAATTTCAGAATTTAGACAGATGCCTTAGCCACATTCAAGAACATGGATGCAGTCATGCTTTGGTACCAGAGAGACCATCTTAAGCACCACAACCAAAATAGCAAAGTGTAAATATTCTATCAATTCGCCTAAGGAGCAATGAACACATGTAGCCATTTTGCTTAATTGTGAAAATCACTGGAAAAACATTCAAGTGTGCAATGTACCAGCAGCATTTCACTCCTTGCATGGCCAGACAACAACAATTGTAAGAAATATACCAGAAAAAGGGTCTGCCCGATCTAAGTTATTTGGCTCATCAGGAGAAGATAACTGTTGGACTCGGCTCGCATGGTCCTCATTTGACGCTTGcagcttcaaaaaaaaattacaggaaATTAGAtgctaaattagaaaaataatggaagaaAGATGGATCTAGAAGTATATGTTTATCTAAATACAGAGAGAGATCCTATGATTCTCCTTTTTCCTTAATACTTATCAACAGCTAACTGAGGAAACTAAAATGTTTCTATCATTAATTAAAGGTTGATTTCAACGAAATTTCCAATAATTGGCAGCAATGCCataacttttctttccctcaacTAAACCTAGGAGCTAGGAGCACCATTTTTGGCATTTCTACGGTTGCAAGCATTCTGATCCAACAAATTAAAATGGCTTTTACAAGGATGTTGAGAATGCAAGAACAGTTCTATTTCTTCCCTAATTTGGCACTTTGTGGAGAATAAGATTGATAATTAGAATCATCAAGATGGAGAGACATATAGGAAAAGGGAGAAAACAGCATATGCATAGTCCACCGTCAATAAGATTTCATGTAGAAGGAGATAAAATGGCAAGACTGAGTTATGCCCACTGCGATTTGTCGAAGAGGATGGAATGGATATGAGATTAAGATGGTTCAGGGAGGACAGATATATAATAAGGGAGAAATATCAGTGGATTAATAACACAGTCAAAGACCAGATCAAAGAATACAATTGGTAACGACTCACTTAAAACATGAAAGAGActtttaaaatccatatcagTTCTATATCAATATCAActcttatgctttgtttggaaaGAGGGGGAGTGGAAATGAAGAGTGGGTGTAAAAAGTGAACAAATATTTTAGAACTTCGGTGAAGAGAAATATAAGGGcaagtttaaaattttcttcGCTCTTTCATCCCCTCCATGTACTCAAATAGAGCATTAGATAATTGCTGAAATCCATTAATGCAAAGATTACTTACTTCAGCAGGAGACAACACTTCATAGTCCGTTCTTTCCAATACAACACTCACTCGAGTCATGCAAACATCACTGCTTTCTGTACCCTGAAATTTGTTTGGCGCGACCAGCATCCTGAAATAAATGTCTttctaaattaaattatttccaCATGCATCTCCAAATGTTAAAACGGATACCCAACAGAAGGACCCCATAAATGTCCCGGCAGTATGATTTTTCGCCATAAGCTAACTATGAAATAACATAAGGTTTGAATACCTAAAGTAATGCTGGATACGGATCTAAATACATAAACTGTTATAAATGTTCTCTCCTTCCTGTGTACTgccatttatgtttttttcttttgtttcaatatATCCTAATGGAACATTCAAAAATCCAGATCCTACACACCATGACTTGCAGCATTTGACCGGAGTGAATGCTAGAGATTGCCTTCCTGAATCCTTTGCTTCATCTGAACTGACTGCAGCAACATTTGACAGTCCATCTTTACCGTTAGAGAATCTTGGCGAGTAATCTGAGCATAAAAGGTTTTACCTTGAGAGTTAACTGAACTCATTGAATTTATCTACCAAAATGCCTACTACTTAAAATAATAGCATCTAGTCCAATGTCCACCTTGAGAGTTAAGTGACATAACTCAATTTATCTACGAAATCGCTTGCTAAACTTGAGCAAATAATGTCTCGTACAACGTCAGAAGACTCAATGAGAGATTACTCCTAGGCATTGCACAGATGATGTCTAGGTGCATGGCTTAATAACCAGCAAAGCTCCATTAAGTACACATTTTTCATTCTGAGCCTAAAAGAATACCATAGAAAGATCCACAATTATCTCTTTGGTTCTCTGTTTTCACAGAATACACAGTTCATGCACCGCAAAATCCTTCTCCAATTCTAGATTGTAGGTGTCTCATTCCGTGTTGATGAATTAGATTAACAAAAAATAGTACATTTAGCCCGGAACCACAATAGTTGTAGAATGAAAACCAATCTTCCAAATGCCAGAGAAACATATAGCATGCCAGAAAGGAAACCAAAAGATCAACCACACCAAGACTGAAAAGAGTTAGCGGATACAAGCCACGAATGAAACCGGAATATCAGCCGAATCCCAATTGAAAAGCGGCGAGGAGCAATAGACCGAATAAACAGAGCTCCACCAAAGTACGAATCAAAGCATTCAAATAAATCCAAGGGAAACACCAAATCCGTTCACGAGAACCGCAGTCACGATAAAAATCAAAACTTGGAGCCAAATTAGACATAGCAATCACGCAACAACACATTCAGCGAGAGAgcgaaagagagaagagagagagagagagagagagagacctgaagTGGAcatggaagaaggaggagaggaagaggcggaggcggaggcggaggaggaggtgaAGAAGGAGAAATCGGAGCGGCGCTTGGGAGGCGGGCCGCGCCGCTGCTGGGAGTGCTTGGCGATGTTATCGATCGGCCTCGACTGCTGCTCCTCCCGCTCCGCCCCTCGCGCGCTCGAGATTCGCTGCCTCGCCATCACTGCGAATTCCACGCGAAACGATTCATTCGATCTTTCGGCTTTTCGGGAGCCagcgagggagggagagggagagggagagacctaaaaaaaaagaaaaaaaaaagtgaaggaaaggGGGATCGAGTGAAAAGGATGGAGTAACAGCAAAaggcctttctctctctctctctggggtaCCTGCTCGGAAGAGGAGACGAAAGAATCGGGCACGGCCGATGCCAGGAATGCGAAGAAGGTGAGGAGCGATGGGCCATCGTCGTGtctttgattctctctctctccctccctcgctCGCTCGCCCGTTCTCGGTTCGCAATTTGCCTTGCCTACTTATTAGTTGTTAGGCACCGCTCGTGCCTACTCTTTGCCATCGTTACTGGTCCGGTgggttttgcaaaaaaaaaaccaaagatttTGGATCGCAAGTCGGACCGGTAGAATAAtcgttaaataaataaaacgcaaaaaaatttaaattgaaaactCAGGTGGGGAGGGTTGCTGGTCTTCGCCACCGGCTGCCCTACCATCGTCACAAAGGGCGGCGATGGTGGTGGGAAATGATCGATGTGAGTCTCCAAGCATTGGCCAAGGGCCATCGGCTTCGTAACAATCTAGGGGAGGGTCGCAACACTCGTTCAAGTCAAGCCCAAGGCAGTCGGTATGACTAGGCAACCCAACAAGCCATCTCCCCATCATCACCCACCCTTCCCAGCAACAACAGGGTAATGACGACAACGAGGGATGCAAGCCCTCACTtgcgttttccttttttctgtatatttttagattggcttttatttttttatataacttacataaatttgtattaaaaatcaaatttaaaccAAAATAACATTTTAGCCATATTAGAGACATatgagataaataaaaaaaaatcacgccATCAATTTTCGTCATCCAAATTGGATAGAGTTAATGGAAGGAGTGTGTTAAAtcgatttaataaattttaaaatttaattgcatttttgagaAGTTATAAAACTAAATTGCGGTTTCATAATGATTTTTTGGGCTTATAATATACTTATCCCTTAAACAAAGGATAATAtcaccaaaatttatgttttttttttttaatataggcCATCAGtatccaaaacttttttttatcgaaCGAACATTCTCAAATTTATACCGACGACCCAAAATTACTTTTTGTTCGacttttgttcatactagccataaaaattgccaagtgACAACATTCTTGTGTTACAGGTTGAAAGCTTTCAGGCCAAGGACAAGACCATGCGGCATCTGCCGACCCAGAACACTAGTTCAACCTCCATATATGGATCTTTTTCAAGTATCATATGTCGAATTATGTCGTTCTGGCCAAACATTCCAAGCGAGACGTACGGATTACTTCTGCATGATAATTGATTTTGGTATTGCCATGACCATTATCAAGAAAGCAGCATCAGTTCTAGAGTACTTTGTACAAGAGAAGCCAAACCCCGCCTTTGGAATTCCTTTAAGatgataatcattcaatttctaaattcctAACAAAAACAACCTAAGGTCACTCTCACAACTAGTCTTATCAACTCACCTGAATCTTCCACTCTTGacccaaaaatcacaaaattcaatttctaaaatcctAACAAAAACAACCTAAGTCACTCTCACAACTAGTCATATCAACTCACCTGAATCTTCCACTCTTGacccaaaaatcacaaaattaaattttttagtccACACGGATATGGGAGAAATTgaaccgtgacattctccccacCCAATTTCCACGACACCTGCCGTGGGCTATTTTGTCACTTCCTCACATTCTTCAACCATCACTGCCACTCCACTCCCCTAGAACTTACATGAATAGTGAATGCTTGCCCAACAAAATAGGCTGCTTCATTCCATCAATTGCTTCCCCCTTATCAAAGTTGTTGGCAAATCTCTAGTTACTCGTGCTTTCTCTGACTAGTGAGGCATCTTGAACCAATTGTGCTTCTTTGGTAGCACCTTATTTTGCCTATTAGGCTTCTCCTAATTTTAGCAAATCAATGGAGGTTTCTTCACTTGATGGAAAAGTGACAACACATATTTTCTTGGCATCCTCCCTTGTAATTTGTGGAACCTGTTCATGATACTATTTGTCACTAGCCAAAAGCTTCCTAGCGAAGGATGGGCCCGTGCAATGCTTGATGAGACGAAACATTAGGCCAACCTTCCCTTAAATAGATGGTTTCTAATAACCATATGACAAACACAATCTTCCTGTCAAACATGGCATGCCTACTTTTACTCGGACATTTGATCTCTCAAGAGAAACATACATATCATTTTTGTACAATAATTGATTTCAATCTGCCGTGACAATCATTAGGAATGCAATATAGACTCTCTACCAATTTATTCACGATAGGCCGACCACATTTTTTAATGTCCTCTAAGATGATAATCATCCCATCCTTGAATCCCTAGCACAAACCCCCCGACATCACTCCCAAGCGCCAATTGTATCACTCCTTCTGCATCTGGCACTCTCCATCCTAAAAGAACGAAGCCCTACTCTCCGGTCTACATAGGTATGGGAGAAATAGATCCATGACATGTGAACAACACCATGAAAATGGACCTAACTTAGCAATGGACTATCGCGATCATGTCAACCAAGAGCTTAGACACGTTAGATTTTTCACAGCCACGAACGCTGACTTTTAACACCGGCGAGGATTAAAGGTAAGGTTGGATTATTAGTACAAAATTGTGAGATTACCTCAGTAAACAATCATTCTTTCTGATAACATGCAGGATCAAATGACGGACACGTGGAAAGTGTTCGCACTCTTATTTGCACGGGCGGGCATTGGTGTGGCTCATGTGATGCCAAGTAGTAGGCCTCACATCAGCGCTTCAAAAATTTACAGaaaacggagagagagagagagagagagagagatctcctGTGTTGCCCGGGAACGAACTCAAATGCGACGTGATGATGATCTCACATGGTTGGCCCGTGACAATCTCCCACATCTCCATGTGCACCCGTACATTCTTCCATGTTGTCTACTTCTTGTCGTAAGTGCATGTTCAAATTTAGGGTTTGCATCATAGTTAAATAGAACATATCAGATATCGCATGAAGATATTTGTAAAGAGAAAAGATGGTGACAATTGAGGCGTGTTATGATACTGTTTCTTGTAACCAAGTTTTCCAAATCACAATTTCTAGTTCATCAAGTAAGAATCTTTGGTTCATCGAGAAAGACTACCTCTCGAATCTTACTCGACTTATAATTTACTATAGtaaaaaggttaaaaaagaCTTTTAAGtgttcaattgataaaaaaataggaaaggAGCTGTGATGGGTGGGGTTTTAAAGAACTAAACTGGCTTCGAGAAAGTTGCAACGCCCACGTAATTGAAACAATTTATGTGATAGCTTATATAAATTGGATGATCACGATACCAGTTCCTAGTACATCTTGATTGTTTAAACAACACCTTACTTCTATTTTGTTCGACAAGCAAcacatctctttcttttctagatAATATGAGACATACCAATTTCTGGCACACTTGACCCTTAAAGCTAATCGGAGCCCCTCATTGCTCGAAGGAACAAATATCCAAAATGATCGCTTAAACAACTTTGTGGAAGCAAAAATTCATATCGGAAGAAATCCATTTTAGCGAGAATTGAGAAATTAGACATGACGCTCAGGAGACAAAGACCtccaaattcatgaatttgatcaAGGTTATCAACCATTACACATCATAGTTTTGCAAAACGTAAATGACATTCTCCCAATTCATTCCATCGCGCAAAAACAGAAAGTGATGCTATTACTCATCTTATATGATTTGACTGCATTTTCGACACGCAACTTACGGTTGCCCATATCATTATCCCGAGCGATTAATGTTAATCTATCATGGAGCCATGGCATTAAAATTGAGTGGCGATTTGGCCAATGTTTTTCCTACTCTCCCTTCTAGACACATAGCGTTACATTAATTGACTCGCCTAGTCGTAGATGAAAATGGCGAGGGATTTCGACGTTACCATGTTCCGACAAAGTACTAAAAATAGTTCAGATGACAATGGCCACTGATTCTGGCGATAACAACGATTGATTTTGCGGATGGCCAGAAAATATAGGAGAG
The sequence above is drawn from the Eucalyptus grandis isolate ANBG69807.140 chromosome 11, ASM1654582v1, whole genome shotgun sequence genome and encodes:
- the LOC104425943 gene encoding uncharacterized protein LOC104425943 isoform X1; the protein is MARQRISSARGAEREEQQSRPIDNIAKHSQQRRGPPPKRRSDFSFFTSSSASASASSSPPSSMSTSDYSPRFSNGKDGLSNVAAVSSDEAKDSGRQSLAFTPVKCCKSWMLVAPNKFQGTESSDVCMTRVSVVLERTDYEVLSPAELQASNEDHASRVQQLSSPDEPNNLDRADPFSGGCIISNLRSVEDDSSEKGRGKRKRKPRSFFSDDLYLPPRSPKKVRRYRIMRYLGLMAPVGSPYSVNN
- the LOC104425943 gene encoding uncharacterized protein LOC104425943 isoform X2 encodes the protein MARQRISSARGAEREEQQSRPIDNIAKHSQQRRGPPPKRRSDFSFFTSSSASASASSSPPSSMSTSVSSDEAKDSGRQSLAFTPVKCCKSWMLVAPNKFQGTESSDVCMTRVSVVLERTDYEVLSPAELQASNEDHASRVQQLSSPDEPNNLDRADPFSGGCIISNLRSVEDDSSEKGRGKRKRKPRSFFSDDLYLPPRSPKKVRRYRIMRYLGLMAPVGSPYSVNN